A single genomic interval of Parvularcula marina harbors:
- a CDS encoding DUF952 domain-containing protein, with protein sequence MSPFREGYLYRLCCPAQWDGLRKCEHVPYSPDDAHDGFFHMSTPVQVLETAAKHYAMHPKLVAIGCPDSAPGELLKWEPSRGGALFPHVYGDVLTEWFDHLVPLIKQADGYVPVPGAEENI encoded by the coding sequence ATGAGCCCGTTCCGGGAGGGATATCTCTACCGGCTGTGCTGTCCGGCACAGTGGGACGGGTTACGCAAATGCGAACATGTTCCGTATAGCCCGGATGATGCGCATGACGGCTTCTTTCACATGTCGACCCCGGTGCAGGTGCTGGAGACGGCGGCAAAGCATTATGCCATGCATCCAAAGCTTGTCGCCATCGGATGCCCCGACAGCGCCCCCGGTGAGCTTCTCAAATGGGAGCCTTCACGCGGCGGGGCGCTCTTTCCGCATGTTTACGGCGATGTCCTGACCGAATGGTTTGACCACCTCGTCCCCCTGATCAAACAGGCTGATGGCTACGTGCCGGTTCCGGGAGCAGAAGAAAATATATGA
- a CDS encoding quinone-dependent dihydroorotate dehydrogenase → MSIWRLGTRAFHAFDPETAHNLTIRALKAGVGPQRKGDLFPALETKVAGLTFPNPLGLAAGFDKNAAVPDACLNMGFGFVEVGAVTPRPQAGNDKPRVFRLSRDQAVINRYGFNNDGLEAIAARLSARSGRGIVGINLGANKDSTDRVGDYVTCAARLAPLVSFCTVNVSSPNTPGLRALQEKDVLMSLLKNVRMAMTGNAKLFLKIAPDLGDEDRADLVELAKAAPIDALVISNTTIGERDRLAHDPDQKGGLSGRPLFPLSTARLKEFAGALSGAVPLIGVGGISGAQDAYEKILGGASLVQLYTALVYKGPDLVIDILEGLSERLSADGFQDVADAVGKGL, encoded by the coding sequence ATGAGCATCTGGCGGCTCGGCACGCGTGCCTTTCATGCCTTTGATCCCGAAACGGCTCACAATCTGACGATCCGCGCCTTGAAGGCGGGGGTTGGCCCCCAGCGCAAGGGGGATCTGTTCCCGGCGCTTGAGACCAAGGTTGCGGGCCTCACCTTCCCCAATCCGCTGGGGCTGGCGGCCGGTTTCGACAAAAATGCCGCGGTGCCGGATGCCTGCCTGAATATGGGGTTCGGCTTTGTCGAGGTCGGCGCCGTCACGCCGCGGCCGCAGGCCGGCAATGACAAACCGCGGGTCTTCCGTCTCTCTCGCGATCAGGCGGTGATCAACCGCTATGGTTTTAACAATGACGGGCTCGAAGCCATTGCCGCGCGGCTGTCTGCCCGTTCGGGCCGGGGGATTGTCGGGATTAATCTGGGGGCGAACAAGGATTCGACCGACCGTGTCGGCGATTATGTGACCTGCGCCGCGCGGCTCGCGCCGCTTGTCTCTTTCTGTACAGTGAATGTTTCCTCCCCCAATACGCCGGGCCTGCGCGCGCTTCAGGAAAAAGATGTCCTGATGTCGCTTCTCAAGAATGTCCGTATGGCGATGACGGGGAATGCCAAGCTCTTCCTCAAGATTGCGCCGGATCTCGGCGATGAGGATCGTGCCGACCTTGTCGAACTGGCCAAGGCCGCGCCGATTGATGCGCTGGTGATCTCCAACACGACCATTGGCGAACGGGACCGGCTGGCTCATGATCCCGACCAAAAAGGCGGGCTCTCTGGCCGTCCGCTTTTCCCGCTCTCAACCGCGCGGCTGAAGGAATTCGCAGGCGCCCTTAGCGGAGCCGTCCCGCTGATCGGAGTGGGCGGGATTTCCGGTGCGCAGGACGCTTATGAGAAAATCCTCGGCGGCGCCTCGCTCGTCCAGCTCTATACCGCGCTCGTCTATAAGGGCCCGGATCTCGTCATCGATATCCTAGAGGGCCTGTCTGAACGTTTGTCAGCGGACGGTTTTCAGGACGTCGCGGATGCGGTTGGCAAGGGGCTCTAA
- a CDS encoding serine hydrolase domain-containing protein: MLHLLIASLAVFMASPPEVAEISPPKEIIAERISGLLEERPDLKGVSVTVRQEDRTMAISKGQAAPDGTQLTAETPIRIASVAKTFTAATVLRLYEQGMVDLDTPIRELIDDRYDTLLSGDGYDTSIITVRHLLMHVSGMPDAADRAYIDLVLADTSQQWTRDEQLQLLVDNHDPIGPPNTEFRYSDTGYVLLGHIIERLTGDALGIAVRRELKFDEIGLTSTWWEQTEMPPATALPRGHQYLGEQDTHDWNGSMDLYGGGGLISTTTDLSRFMQVLFNGEIYDDPETLELMTTAPGHPFPDNYRIGLFPRDINGVQAYSHGGFWGVEIMASPAIDFYAAGVSMEQSGYRAMVAILRDALGAMAE, encoded by the coding sequence ATGCTTCATCTTCTGATCGCCTCACTCGCTGTGTTCATGGCCAGCCCGCCGGAAGTGGCCGAGATCAGCCCTCCCAAAGAGATCATTGCCGAACGGATCAGCGGCCTGCTGGAAGAGCGCCCTGACCTGAAGGGCGTCTCCGTCACCGTCCGGCAGGAGGACCGGACAATGGCGATCAGCAAGGGGCAGGCCGCGCCTGACGGCACGCAGCTGACGGCCGAAACGCCCATTCGGATTGCAAGCGTTGCCAAGACCTTCACGGCGGCAACGGTGCTGCGGCTTTACGAACAGGGTATGGTTGATCTCGACACGCCGATCCGTGAGCTGATCGATGATCGTTATGACACCCTCCTGAGTGGAGACGGATATGACACTTCCATCATCACGGTGAGGCATTTGCTGATGCATGTCTCCGGCATGCCGGATGCTGCGGATCGCGCATATATCGATCTGGTTCTCGCTGATACATCGCAGCAATGGACACGAGATGAACAGCTGCAACTGCTTGTCGACAATCACGATCCGATTGGTCCGCCGAATACTGAGTTTCGCTATTCGGATACCGGATATGTCCTTCTCGGCCATATTATCGAGCGCCTGACCGGTGATGCGTTGGGAATTGCAGTTCGGCGTGAGCTTAAATTCGATGAGATTGGCCTGACCTCAACATGGTGGGAGCAGACAGAGATGCCCCCTGCAACGGCCCTTCCTCGGGGGCACCAATATCTGGGTGAGCAGGATACGCATGACTGGAACGGCTCGATGGATCTTTATGGCGGCGGCGGGCTCATCTCGACGACCACGGATCTTTCCCGATTCATGCAGGTGTTATTCAACGGCGAGATTTATGATGACCCAGAGACGCTCGAACTCATGACGACGGCGCCCGGTCATCCGTTTCCGGATAACTATCGGATCGGTCTTTTCCCGCGCGACATCAATGGCGTGCAGGCCTATTCCCATGGCGGGTTCTGGGGGGTTGAGATCATGGCCTCGCCGGCGATAGATTTTTATGCAGCAGGTGTGTCGATGGAGCAGTCCGGTTATCGCGCCATGGTCGCAATCCTTCGGGATGCTCTGGGCGCGATGGCGGAATAA
- a CDS encoding amidohydrolase: MTYSLLSVAMAAMSSVLSAGSAPGDTCESWAMTGDIRTAPGEAAEAVLISGERVTAVGDASLADALPAECVVALPEGAVALPGLHDGHAHLLGVGLREMTLNLEGTTSIAELQTRIKSAAAELDKCETLYGRGWIETGWPEGRMPTAADLDKVVKDRPVILVRADGHAMVVNTMALKRAGITKDTADPEGGRVERDEKGKATGLLIDMAMPLVDDLLPKLDEDRRREGLKVGAEKMASLGWTGVHNMSVNPEDVVILKEMSAAGELPVRVFNYLVPGALDQVIEQGTGCTDDDMVCTNGIKFYVDGALGSRGALLFHDYADQPGKRGLQLMQKEDAVEAFQKAYENKVQVTTHAIGDKGNFLVLDWYKRVLGELDATERKAPRWRIEHAQIVRPNDIPRFAFYGITPSMQPSHAIGDLFFAPARLGEQRLLGAYAWGRFFENGANVVGGSDAPVEKGDPRIEIFAATKRKALDGTQGENWHPEEAVTEEQAIAMFTTNAAYAVFKEDRLGRLAEGFYADISVFSGDPFETDWNATNALMTVVGGKVR, encoded by the coding sequence ATGACGTACTCCCTTCTTTCCGTTGCCATGGCGGCGATGTCTTCGGTTCTGTCGGCGGGGTCAGCGCCCGGCGATACTTGCGAGAGCTGGGCGATGACCGGCGATATCCGCACCGCGCCGGGCGAAGCCGCCGAAGCGGTCCTTATCTCCGGCGAGCGCGTGACGGCTGTCGGGGATGCGTCACTGGCCGATGCGCTGCCCGCCGAATGTGTTGTCGCGCTGCCCGAAGGCGCGGTTGCGCTGCCCGGCCTGCATGATGGTCACGCCCACCTTCTCGGTGTGGGCCTGCGGGAGATGACCCTCAATCTTGAAGGAACGACCTCGATTGCAGAGCTGCAGACCCGGATCAAATCGGCAGCGGCAGAACTCGACAAATGCGAGACGCTCTATGGTCGCGGCTGGATTGAAACCGGCTGGCCCGAAGGGCGCATGCCGACGGCTGCAGATCTCGACAAGGTCGTCAAAGACCGCCCCGTCATTCTGGTGAGGGCGGACGGTCATGCCATGGTTGTTAACACGATGGCGCTGAAGAGAGCCGGGATTACGAAGGACACGGCCGATCCTGAAGGCGGGCGCGTTGAACGCGACGAGAAGGGCAAGGCGACAGGCCTTCTGATCGATATGGCTATGCCGCTTGTTGATGATCTTCTGCCCAAGCTTGATGAGGATCGCCGCCGCGAGGGGTTGAAAGTCGGCGCCGAGAAGATGGCCTCGCTCGGTTGGACCGGCGTTCACAACATGTCGGTCAATCCGGAAGATGTCGTGATCCTCAAGGAGATGTCAGCGGCGGGCGAGCTGCCGGTACGCGTCTTCAACTATCTCGTACCCGGGGCGCTTGATCAGGTGATCGAGCAGGGGACGGGGTGCACGGATGATGACATGGTGTGCACGAACGGCATCAAATTCTATGTCGATGGCGCACTTGGCTCGCGCGGGGCGCTGCTCTTTCATGATTATGCCGACCAGCCCGGCAAGCGCGGCCTGCAATTGATGCAGAAAGAAGATGCGGTCGAGGCCTTCCAGAAAGCCTATGAGAACAAGGTCCAGGTCACGACCCATGCGATTGGTGACAAGGGTAATTTCCTCGTCCTTGACTGGTATAAACGCGTGCTGGGAGAGTTGGACGCGACAGAGCGCAAAGCGCCACGCTGGCGGATTGAACATGCGCAGATCGTCCGACCGAACGATATTCCGCGTTTCGCCTTTTACGGCATTACACCGTCCATGCAGCCGAGCCATGCGATTGGCGATCTCTTCTTTGCGCCAGCCCGTCTGGGCGAGCAGCGCCTGCTTGGTGCCTATGCCTGGGGCCGGTTCTTTGAGAATGGCGCTAATGTCGTCGGCGGTTCTGATGCGCCGGTCGAGAAAGGTGATCCACGGATCGAGATTTTTGCTGCCACCAAACGAAAGGCCCTCGACGGCACGCAAGGCGAAAACTGGCACCCCGAAGAGGCGGTGACCGAGGAGCAGGCGATTGCCATGTTCACCACCAATGCCGCCTATGCCGTCTTCAAGGAAGACCGACTGGGGCGCCTTGCCGAAGGGTTCTATGCGGACATTTCGGTTTTCTCGGGCGATCCGTTCGAGACGGATTGGAATGCCACCAACGCCCTGATGACGGTGGTGGGCGGCAAGGTCCGCTAA
- a CDS encoding flavohemoglobin expression-modulating QEGLA motif protein, translated as MSAFSEAELERLQHAAALILAAEERLPVLRTLSWDRDLADKFFASGEKEPPTPEYDIIDPSPSLELLHDAEHLVDGSTPVHAWLDRMIDTVEETAALLTCVGTSAFYGHSVALYGSPTAAIADGKVTALDLAHRLDTVLSEFDEGSMLLEPPEVLTAEDVRSRMEKELPEHFGDRAPRLEVTTNVSAKAAAGSDYIKLRADASFSDLDVDQLLHHEALIHIATGYNGRSQNRFPLLAESHPGNARTQEGLAVFAEFITGSLDPRRFKRLADRVIGIEMSTEGADFIELYQFFRERNPKDAPLEAFESARRVVRGGLVNGGGPFTKDSVYLGGLLEVHNFLRAAVTTGDADLIRALFVGKIDINDIDAVRMLLDEGLISEPQFLPPWVRDLRYLLSALAYSTFLASVDLESVEKRFETLLTEIKD; from the coding sequence ATGTCGGCATTTTCAGAAGCAGAACTCGAAAGGCTGCAACACGCAGCTGCGCTCATTCTCGCCGCGGAGGAGCGCCTGCCTGTCTTGCGCACGCTGAGCTGGGACCGCGACCTTGCCGACAAATTCTTTGCCAGCGGCGAGAAAGAGCCCCCAACCCCTGAATATGACATTATCGATCCGAGCCCTTCGCTTGAGCTGCTGCATGATGCAGAGCATCTGGTCGACGGTTCGACCCCGGTTCATGCCTGGCTCGACCGGATGATCGACACGGTCGAGGAGACCGCCGCGCTGCTCACCTGCGTCGGGACCAGCGCCTTTTACGGCCATTCGGTCGCACTTTACGGCTCGCCCACGGCGGCGATTGCCGATGGCAAGGTGACGGCGCTCGACCTTGCCCACCGGCTCGACACTGTCCTCTCCGAATTCGATGAAGGCAGTATGCTGCTGGAACCGCCCGAAGTCCTGACGGCCGAAGACGTCCGTTCCCGGATGGAAAAAGAGCTGCCGGAGCATTTCGGGGACCGGGCACCGCGCCTTGAAGTCACAACGAATGTCTCCGCCAAGGCCGCCGCCGGCAGCGACTATATCAAGCTGCGCGCCGATGCGAGTTTCTCAGATCTCGATGTCGACCAGCTCCTCCATCATGAAGCGCTGATCCACATTGCGACCGGCTATAACGGTCGGTCACAGAACCGCTTCCCCCTGCTCGCCGAAAGCCATCCGGGCAATGCACGCACGCAGGAAGGGCTTGCCGTCTTTGCCGAGTTCATTACCGGATCGCTTGATCCGCGCCGGTTCAAACGGCTCGCCGACCGGGTGATCGGCATTGAGATGTCGACCGAGGGCGCCGACTTTATTGAGCTCTATCAGTTCTTCCGTGAACGGAACCCAAAGGATGCGCCCCTCGAAGCCTTTGAAAGCGCGCGCCGGGTCGTGCGCGGTGGCCTCGTCAATGGCGGCGGCCCTTTCACGAAGGACTCAGTCTATCTAGGCGGCCTGCTTGAGGTGCACAATTTCTTGCGTGCCGCAGTCACGACAGGCGATGCCGACCTGATCCGCGCGCTGTTCGTCGGCAAGATCGACATCAACGACATCGATGCCGTCCGTATGCTGCTTGATGAAGGCTTGATCAGTGAGCCGCAATTCCTGCCCCCTTGGGTGCGGGATCTGCGCTATCTTCTCTCGGCACTTGCCTATTCGACTTTCCTCGCCTCGGTGGATCTCGAAAGCGTCGAGAAACGCTTTGAGACCCTGCTCACCGAGATCAAGGATTAG
- a CDS encoding intermembrane phospholipid transport protein YdbH family protein, whose amino-acid sequence MAAKGFDLLKWLWRISAGLVLLLIVAAGAAYIWRLPLAGWIAEGQLEKLGLEDPDVTVTTLTMKKAAFTLEAPQLSGEASVDYEFGELWRDRRVRDIVVPRLEGTLVLTETGEVSVEGLSLPQGDGEPQEKSGYPFRSLTVAEANVALMTPEGEGRLTAAIAVDPEEGGEIVLELTGDRLGVETLSAEAINLSANIDLTSDGPATGKATLRGDVLTAQTIARNLDLQLDGAAGDWRPLLAGKLPDSGRLSLNISSASIGAETTAVLQSLADGAPPFQTELDLVTLTGSVDAMIEGGVMTARIGDAPIEARSSEGSFLRLEGIEAEPLLVLSEDSADVAARLSTELPQFAGDVVLLAKQEGTGPWELALAGHLPRWEIAGLTLNADEVAAQGSYDRGVLTLETQLAGRLQQARLGALTVSDAPIRAQLPVRADFNTSLFSIPGTEDATVVVGGAKLRSTNGSMRATLGPTELIPEAGRPFLSAALGEANSLEGGVGVRLSRISAQAGETQIRASSLRGAASLDFDNQENITALTMSLTGGNGQINNTLSLQNIVADGQVRVLSGDAEGELTIKGVTITEAREAPRVASMKVSGPVKLKSGRVGFNLAVAGPNGTPLGTVKGQHTLETGRGHAEFDSGELRFVAGGLQPSKLLPPLIGIISKATGSLHGSAVADWGNGGLKTSAVISPTKLSFSGPGITVERTSELTGVLTFSNLFPVTTDGMQVIEVGSIDFGSIALPNGEVRFELPGDDTLVVEEAVFPLFDGQMIAEKAVIGFDGGSVATLRAEDLDLGAILSFLKVKGLTGAGRVEGTLPIVFDRFAVRIENGVLRATSPGVIEFTGPTAEAAAQSNQGARLAFDALEFLRFSELEATINGRLDGDLDFKFTFKGESEVDLDGDGGAENVNAPIIFRANVEVPLISLINQARLSRDTRLQIEAAREQLENERNDPEE is encoded by the coding sequence GTGGCCGCGAAAGGGTTTGATCTGTTGAAATGGTTGTGGCGCATATCGGCCGGACTGGTCCTGCTGCTGATCGTGGCGGCGGGGGCGGCCTATATCTGGCGCCTGCCGCTGGCCGGCTGGATCGCTGAGGGCCAGCTTGAAAAGCTTGGGCTGGAAGATCCGGACGTCACCGTCACGACACTGACCATGAAAAAGGCGGCCTTCACACTGGAGGCGCCGCAGCTCTCGGGCGAAGCCTCGGTCGATTACGAATTTGGCGAGCTTTGGCGCGACCGCCGCGTGCGGGACATCGTCGTGCCGCGGCTCGAAGGCACGCTTGTTCTCACCGAAACGGGCGAGGTGAGTGTCGAGGGGCTGTCACTTCCCCAAGGCGATGGCGAGCCGCAGGAGAAAAGCGGCTATCCCTTCCGTTCCCTGACGGTGGCGGAGGCGAATGTCGCGCTGATGACGCCGGAAGGCGAGGGGCGGCTGACCGCCGCCATCGCGGTGGATCCTGAAGAGGGCGGTGAGATCGTGCTGGAGCTGACCGGCGACCGGCTCGGGGTAGAGACGCTGTCCGCGGAAGCGATCAACCTCTCCGCCAATATCGATCTTACATCTGATGGCCCGGCCACGGGCAAAGCCACTCTGCGAGGCGATGTCCTCACAGCACAGACGATTGCCCGTAATCTCGATCTGCAGCTTGATGGCGCGGCGGGAGACTGGCGACCTTTGCTTGCGGGCAAGCTGCCGGACAGCGGGCGTCTATCGCTCAATATCAGCTCGGCCTCAATCGGCGCGGAGACGACGGCCGTGCTGCAAAGCCTTGCTGATGGCGCACCGCCCTTCCAGACCGAACTCGATCTCGTCACCCTGACGGGCTCTGTTGATGCGATGATCGAAGGCGGTGTGATGACCGCCCGGATCGGCGATGCGCCTATTGAAGCCCGCAGTAGTGAAGGCAGCTTCCTCCGCCTTGAAGGAATAGAGGCAGAGCCCCTCCTTGTACTGAGTGAAGACAGTGCGGATGTTGCCGCACGTCTCTCGACAGAGCTGCCGCAATTTGCGGGCGATGTCGTGCTGCTCGCTAAACAGGAGGGAACTGGCCCATGGGAGTTGGCTCTCGCCGGCCATTTGCCGCGCTGGGAGATTGCTGGGCTGACGCTCAATGCGGATGAGGTGGCCGCACAGGGCAGCTATGATCGCGGTGTCCTGACGTTGGAAACACAGCTTGCCGGCCGATTGCAGCAGGCCCGGCTGGGCGCGCTGACCGTCAGTGATGCGCCGATCCGCGCGCAATTGCCCGTGCGGGCCGATTTCAATACCAGCCTCTTCAGCATTCCGGGAACGGAAGACGCTACAGTCGTTGTTGGTGGCGCAAAGCTGCGCTCCACCAATGGCAGTATGAGGGCGACGTTGGGGCCGACGGAACTGATCCCAGAAGCAGGCCGCCCCTTCCTGTCTGCGGCTTTGGGTGAGGCCAACAGCCTTGAAGGCGGCGTCGGTGTGCGGCTCTCGCGGATTTCGGCGCAAGCCGGAGAAACGCAAATCCGGGCGAGCAGCCTGCGCGGCGCGGCTAGCCTTGATTTCGATAATCAGGAGAATATCACTGCCCTGACCATGTCACTGACTGGCGGGAATGGGCAGATCAATAATACGCTCAGCCTCCAGAATATTGTTGCCGACGGACAGGTCCGGGTGCTCAGCGGGGATGCCGAAGGCGAGCTTACCATCAAGGGTGTGACCATCACCGAAGCGCGGGAGGCTCCGCGCGTTGCGTCCATGAAAGTCAGCGGCCCCGTGAAGCTGAAAAGCGGGCGGGTTGGTTTTAATTTGGCTGTAGCCGGCCCCAACGGCACGCCGCTTGGCACAGTCAAAGGTCAGCACACGCTGGAAACGGGCCGGGGGCATGCTGAATTTGACAGCGGGGAGCTGCGTTTCGTGGCCGGCGGACTGCAACCCTCAAAACTCCTGCCGCCTCTGATCGGGATCATCAGCAAGGCGACGGGAAGCCTGCATGGCTCGGCGGTCGCGGATTGGGGTAATGGCGGACTCAAGACGAGCGCGGTCATCTCTCCCACAAAGCTCAGCTTCTCGGGCCCCGGTATTACGGTCGAGCGGACATCCGAGCTGACGGGTGTGCTGACTTTCTCGAACCTCTTCCCCGTGACGACGGATGGGATGCAGGTCATCGAGGTCGGCTCCATCGATTTCGGCTCGATCGCCCTGCCCAACGGAGAAGTCCGTTTCGAACTGCCGGGTGATGACACGCTGGTCGTTGAGGAAGCGGTCTTCCCGCTTTTTGACGGGCAGATGATCGCCGAAAAGGCCGTGATCGGATTTGATGGTGGCTCGGTGGCAACCTTGCGCGCGGAGGATCTTGATCTCGGCGCGATCCTGTCCTTCCTCAAAGTGAAGGGGCTGACAGGCGCGGGCCGGGTTGAAGGTACACTGCCCATCGTCTTTGACCGCTTTGCCGTCCGTATCGAGAATGGTGTGTTGCGGGCAACCTCACCGGGGGTGATCGAGTTCACCGGTCCGACCGCGGAAGCTGCGGCCCAATCGAACCAGGGCGCGCGCCTTGCCTTTGATGCGCTCGAATTCCTGCGCTTCTCGGAGCTTGAGGCGACGATCAACGGCCGGCTCGACGGCGATCTTGATTTCAAATTCACCTTCAAGGGTGAGAGCGAGGTCGATCTCGATGGAGATGGCGGGGCAGAGAATGTGAATGCGCCTATCATTTTCCGCGCCAATGTCGAAGTGCCGTTGATTTCGCTCATCAATCAGGCGCGGCTGTCGCGCGATACGCGGCTCCAGATCGAGGCGGCGCGAGAACAGCTTGAGAATGAACGCAATGATCCCGAAGAGTAA
- a CDS encoding YnbE family lipoprotein, whose translation MTRFAFLALAPLTMAACATVKVEAPDKPIEINLNVKIEQEVRVKLDREVEDLISSNPDIF comes from the coding sequence ATGACCCGATTTGCCTTTCTGGCCCTTGCGCCGCTGACCATGGCGGCTTGCGCAACCGTGAAGGTTGAGGCCCCCGACAAGCCCATTGAGATCAACCTCAACGTCAAGATCGAACAGGAAGTTCGTGTGAAACTTGATCGTGAGGTCGAGGATCTGATTTCGTCCAACCCGGATATTTTCTGA
- a CDS encoding YdbL family protein, producing the protein MTLKALAAALTLTLFTGVAHSAPPIIEEAKAACVVGERIDGYLGIIDESAASDTLRREVRDINQKRKDAYQQLASANGVPVAAAAKVTAEKLINGAPSGHCVQDASGQWVKKP; encoded by the coding sequence ATGACATTGAAAGCGCTCGCCGCCGCCCTCACCCTGACGCTGTTTACCGGCGTCGCCCATTCTGCCCCGCCGATCATCGAGGAGGCGAAAGCCGCCTGTGTCGTCGGTGAACGGATTGATGGCTATCTCGGCATTATCGACGAAAGTGCCGCCAGTGATACGCTTCGCCGCGAAGTGCGGGACATCAATCAAAAGCGGAAAGACGCCTATCAGCAATTGGCCAGCGCCAATGGCGTGCCGGTGGCTGCCGCTGCCAAGGTGACCGCTGAAAAGCTGATCAATGGCGCGCCGTCCGGCCATTGTGTTCAGGACGCGTCCGGCCAGTGGGTGAAGAAACCCTGA
- a CDS encoding PH domain-containing protein yields the protein MPTYIQKSQAEGENILHEADIAWPYHVISWLALIFLGILIIGIVIFVRMQIWLHTTEFGLTDRKIIYKVGFFSRETHEIPLTSLDEVTIEQGFWGWLFGYGQLRLWGSGRGELCSPPVMNPILIRQKMSDARAEIIRPEMPTEHGSTSKGSRRQYRLRSHIPAHIAQNH from the coding sequence ATGCCGACATATATCCAGAAAAGCCAAGCCGAGGGCGAGAATATCCTGCATGAGGCGGATATCGCCTGGCCCTATCATGTCATCTCCTGGCTGGCGCTGATCTTTCTCGGCATCCTCATTATTGGCATCGTCATTTTCGTCCGAATGCAGATCTGGTTGCATACAACAGAGTTCGGCCTGACCGACCGCAAGATCATCTACAAGGTCGGCTTCTTCTCCCGCGAGACCCATGAAATCCCGCTCACCTCGCTTGATGAAGTGACGATCGAACAAGGATTTTGGGGATGGCTCTTCGGCTATGGCCAGTTGCGGCTATGGGGTTCCGGCCGGGGCGAGCTCTGCTCACCGCCGGTCATGAACCCGATCCTCATAAGGCAAAAAATGTCAGACGCCCGCGCAGAAATAATCCGCCCCGAGATGCCGACTGAGCATGGCTCAACGTCAAAGGGTTCACGCCGCCAATACCGGCTGCGTAGCCACATACCTGCGCACATAGCGCAGAATCATTAA
- a CDS encoding ABC transporter ATP-binding protein produces MSLIVRKLSVPLGECHIVEDASLTVEPGNLTGLIGANGAGKSTLMRAIAGLLPDAKGEVRLDDITTASLTPRQLAHRLAYLPQGQQVDWSLTVRDVVGLGRFPFQGRFGRPSAEDRAIVEDTIGRLGLSAIAERAATSLSGGERALVLLGRALAARTPYLFADEPTAALDPARQLEVIDLLSAEAKSGKGILVVLHDLNLASRYLDQVIVMHRGRIIADGPPAEVLCEDTLQTAYGITPLTGESDGQRWLIPWRRT; encoded by the coding sequence ATGAGCCTGATTGTCCGAAAGCTGAGCGTCCCGCTTGGTGAATGCCATATCGTCGAGGACGCCTCTCTCACCGTTGAGCCCGGCAACCTCACCGGCCTGATCGGCGCGAATGGAGCCGGTAAATCGACCCTGATGCGCGCGATAGCAGGGCTTCTCCCTGATGCAAAAGGCGAGGTCCGCCTTGACGACATTACGACGGCAAGCCTTACCCCACGCCAGTTAGCCCATCGCCTCGCTTATTTGCCACAAGGCCAGCAAGTCGACTGGTCCCTGACGGTCAGGGATGTTGTCGGGCTTGGTCGCTTTCCCTTTCAAGGTCGGTTCGGCCGTCCGTCTGCAGAAGACCGCGCCATTGTCGAGGATACGATCGGCAGGCTGGGGCTCTCTGCGATTGCCGAACGCGCCGCGACGTCCCTGTCAGGCGGGGAGCGGGCATTGGTCCTGCTGGGCCGGGCGCTCGCCGCCCGCACGCCTTACCTTTTCGCAGATGAGCCAACCGCCGCGCTCGACCCGGCCCGCCAGCTTGAGGTCATAGACCTTCTTTCCGCCGAGGCCAAAAGCGGCAAGGGCATCCTTGTCGTCCTGCATGATCTTAACCTTGCCTCACGCTATCTCGATCAAGTCATCGTAATGCATCGGGGGCGGATCATTGCGGACGGTCCGCCCGCAGAGGTGTTGTGCGAAGACACCCTGCAAACAGCTTACGGCATCACACCGCTGACGGGTGAGAGCGACGGCCAGCGTTGGCTCATCCCCTGGCGGCGAACCTGA